GCAGAGCGCGGTGCACCCCCGCCCCAGGTGGCCGAGGAGGTCGCCGACACGCTCGACACGACGGGCTACGAGTATCTCGATCGGGTCTCTCTCGCGGGGCCGTACGTCAACTTCCACCCCTCGAAAAACTACTACGACGACACGCTCGCGGCCGCCGGCGACGACGGCTACGGTCGACTCGATCCGAAAGAGGAGTCGGTCGTGGTCGAACACACCAGCGCGAACCCCACAGGACCAGTCCACGTCGGTCGGGCACGCAACCCCATCATCGGTGACGCGGTCGCGAACGTCCTCGATTTCGCTGGCTACGACGTCACTCGCCACTACTACGTCAACGACGCCGGTCGCCAGATGGCCGTGTTCACGTGGGCCTACGAGACGTTCGACGAGGACGACCTTCCCGACCCCGAGCGCCCTCGCGCGGACTACGACCTCGTGCGCTACTACCGGAAGGGCAACGCATACCTCGAAGCGGCGAACGACGACGAGCGCGAGGCCGCCGAGGACGAGATCCAGTCGATCCTTCAGGGGCTTGAAGCGGGCGACGAGGCGACCTTCGAGCGGGTGAACGAGGTCGTCGAGCCGATGCTCGGTGGAATGGGATCGTCGCTCGAACGGCTGCCCGTGACGTACGACGAGTTCGTTCGTGAGACGCGGTTCATGCGCGACGGCTCGATGGACGAGATCGTCGAGCAGCTCAAAGACACCGAGAACGCGGTCTACGAGGAGGACGCGTGGCAGCTCGACCTCCCCGACTTCGAGAAGAAGCTCGTCTTCCTCCGTTCCGATGGGACGAGCCTCTACACCACCCGCGATCTCGCCCACCACGAGTGGAAGTTCGACAACTTCGATCACGCGGTCACGGTGCTCGGCGAGGACCACAAGCTCCAGGCCGAGCAGCTCCGGGGAGCGCTCGACCTGCTCGGCAACGACACCGACCAGCTCGAATCCGTGTACTACTCGTGGGTCAACCTTCCGGAGGGCGGCATGAGCACCCGCGCGGGCACCGGCGTCGATCTCGACGACCTGCTCGACGAGTCGATCGCCCGCGCGCGCGAAGAAGTCGAATCCAGACTCGACGACCGGATCCGAAACGACGACCTCACCGAGGACGATGTCGAGCGGATCGCCCGCCAGGTCGGCCTCGGCGCGGTCCGATACGACATCGTCTCCAAGCAGCCCACGAAGGCGATCACCTTCGAGTGGGATCGCGCGCTCGATTTCGAGGCCCAGTCCGCGCCGTACGTCCAGTACGTCCACGCCCGGACCTGCGGAATTTTGGACGAAGCGAACGACGTCCCGGCTCTCGACAGCGTGGATGCGAGCACGCTCACGACGCCCGAAGAGCGCGCGCTGCTCGACGTGATCGCTCGGTTCCCGGCCGTAATCGAGAGTGCGGCCGACGAGCTCGCCCCGCACGTGATCGCCACCTACACGAGAGAGTTCGCCGAACGGTTCAACGCCTTCTATCGGGAGTGTCCCGTGCTCGACGCCGAGGAGGAGACCCGGACGGCACGGCTGGCGCTGGTGGCCGGTGCGAGGACCACGATGGCGAACG
The sequence above is a segment of the Halococcus salifodinae DSM 8989 genome. Coding sequences within it:
- the argS gene encoding arginine--tRNA ligase, producing the protein MFLSLRDDVAAALSEALAALDVDTTDLGIEEPPENVDAPLASSVAFRLAAERGAPPPQVAEEVADTLDTTGYEYLDRVSLAGPYVNFHPSKNYYDDTLAAAGDDGYGRLDPKEESVVVEHTSANPTGPVHVGRARNPIIGDAVANVLDFAGYDVTRHYYVNDAGRQMAVFTWAYETFDEDDLPDPERPRADYDLVRYYRKGNAYLEAANDDEREAAEDEIQSILQGLEAGDEATFERVNEVVEPMLGGMGSSLERLPVTYDEFVRETRFMRDGSMDEIVEQLKDTENAVYEEDAWQLDLPDFEKKLVFLRSDGTSLYTTRDLAHHEWKFDNFDHAVTVLGEDHKLQAEQLRGALDLLGNDTDQLESVYYSWVNLPEGGMSTRAGTGVDLDDLLDESIARAREEVESRLDDRIRNDDLTEDDVERIARQVGLGAVRYDIVSKQPTKAITFEWDRALDFEAQSAPYVQYVHARTCGILDEANDVPALDSVDASTLTTPEERALLDVIARFPAVIESAADELAPHVIATYTREFAERFNAFYRECPVLDAEEETRTARLALVAGARTTMANALGLLGVAAPESM